The region GATAATACTTTGTTTGTAACTGCGTCCCTAGAAGAGGCAGTGATGACCCTGGTGGAGGCGATTTTACTGGTAATTCTAGTAATCTTTATCTTTTTGCAGAATTGGCGCACCACCCTCATTCCAGCCCTGGCCATTCCAGTCTCCCTCATTGGGGCCATGGCTTTTGCCCTTGCCTTTGGTTTTAGCTTGAATCAATTAACCCTGTTTGGAGTCATCCTGGCCACCGGTCTGGTGGTGGACGATGGCATTCTAGTGGTGGAGGCAATCGAGGTTAAATTAGACCAGGGCATGAAACCGTTTCAAGCAGCCCTGGACGCCATGGGGGAGCTGACGGGGGCGGTAATTTCCACTTCTTTGGTGTTGATGGCGGTGTTTATTCCAGTTACCTTTTTCCCTGGCACCACCGGCATTGTTTACAAGCAATTTGCGGTAATTATGGCTTCAGCGGTGGCCGTTTCCACCTTTAATGCCATTAGCTTCTCCCCCAGTATGTCGGCCATTCTAATGCGCCGTACCCAGCAGACCCATGGGCCGTTAGCTTGGTTTTTTGGATTGTTTAACCGTAGTTTTGATTGGATCAAGGAACGGTACGGCAATATTATTACCATGCTACTGAAGGTGAGATTGCTGGCTATCCCCGTCTACATTGCCAGCATTGCCCTAACTGCCTTTGTCTATAACATGACTCCCACTGGTTTTATTCCAGAGGAAGACCAGGGCTATTTCTTCATGCTGGGCAACTCCCCCGCCGGGGTTTCCATTGAATACACCAAAGACATTATTTCCCAAGCCACAGAAATCGTCGCCGCCCGAGAGGAAGTGGAGCACGTCTTGGGCATGGGGGGATTCAGCTTTTTGGGTAATGACAGCAGCAAATCCCTCTTTTTCGTCAAGCTGAAAAACTGGGACGAACGCCCCGGACAAAAAGGGTCAGTGTTCGGTCTGTTGGCGCAAATTAACCGAGAGTTGGCTCAAAAAATTCCCGATGCCCAGGTTTTTGCCGTCAATGCTCCCCCGGTGGATGGACTGAGTAGTACTGGTGGGCTGGATTTTTACGTACAAAATCGTGGTGGTATCCCCCTGGATAGCTTTTTGGACTATATCCAGGAATTTATGGGGAAATTACGCCAGGAACCAGCCCTAGACCCCCGCACCGTTTTTACCCAGTTCACGTTTAATGCTCCCCTATTGGAAATTAGTGTGGACCGAGAAAAGGCCAATGCCCAAAATGTTGATATTTCTGAAGTATTCAGCACCATTGGCACCTATATGGGCTCCAACTATATCAACCAGTTTGTTTTAGAAGGACGACTCTATCAGGTTTATGCCATGGCCGACGGAGAATTTCGTTCCAATCCCCGGGATATTGGCCGACTCTATGTCCGTTCCCGCACGGGGGCTTTAGTGCAGTTAAGCAATCTGGTGGAGGTGAAACAAACTACCCACCCACCGATTTTGACCCACTTTAATATTTACCCCGCTGTGGACGTCCAAGCATCCCCCGCCGCTGGTTATAGTACTGGTCAAGCCATGGAGGCAATGGAGAGGCTGTCGAAGGAATTATTCCCTGAATCCATTGGCTATGCCTGGTATGGTACTGGCTATGAAGAATTGCAATCCGCCGGGGCGGCACCGATCATTTTTGGTTTGGCTTTCATCATGGTTTTCTTAGTGCTGTCTGCCCAATATGAAAGCTATGTGGACCCGGCCATCATTATGATGACTGTGCCCCTAGCAATTTTGGGCGCTATGGGGGCGATTCTTTTGCGGGCCAATTTCATGGTGGCCACCAATATGGTTTGGCCAGCGGTGAACAATAACGTCTATGCCCAGGTGGCGTTGGTGATGTTGATCGGTCTAGCTAGTAAAAACGCCATTTTGATTGTGGAGTTTGGTAACCAGGCCATGGATTTGGGCATGAAGATTCCCCAAGCGGCGGCCTTTGCAGCCAAGGAAAGGATGCGGCCGATTTTGATGACGGCTATTTCTGGATTGGTGGGTTTTTGGCCTTTGGTGATTGCTTCCGGGGCGGGGGCCATGAGCCGTTGGTCTTTGGGGACAGCTATTTTTGGTGGTTATCTAATTTCCACAGTGCTGAGTTTGTTCTTGGTGCCGGTGCTTTACACCATTGTGAAAGAGGCTGAGGCCCGCTTCTTGAAAGGGGAGAAAGGGGAAGACGGCTCCAATCCCCCTCCCCCACCGGAAGAAGATAACGGGGATCCCCTCACCAACCCAAGCTAGCAGGATCCCGTGAAGGCGACCTAGACTAGAAGGTAAAGCCCATGGCTTTTGAGGGAACTTAAACTGCGGGAGGGACTAACCCATGGCGATCGCCACTATCAATCCGGCTAATGGCCAAACTGTGCAAACTTTCACCCCTGACAGTGCGGCGGCGGTGGATGCCAAACTGGATTTGGCCCAGGAAACGTTCCGGAGTTTTCGAGCTTTACCGTTTACTCAACGGGGACAATGGTTGCGGCGGGCAGCGGATATTTTGGAAGAACGGCGGGAGGAATGGGCCCACCTCATGACCCTGGAAATGGGTAAGCCGATCCAACAGGCGATCGCCGAAGTTAATAAGTGTGCGCTGGTTTGTCGTTTCTATGCCGATCAGGCCGAGGAATTCCTGGCCGATGAAATGGTAGCCACCGATGCGAGCCAGAGTTTTATTGCCTATCAACCCCTGGGGGTGATTTTGGCGGTGATGCCCTGGAATTTTCCCTTTTGGCAGGTGTTTCGTTTTGCGGCCCCGGCCTTGATGGCGGGTAATGTGGGCCTGCTCAAGCATGCTTCCAACGTGCCCCAATGTGCCCTGGCGATCGCCGAAATTTTCCACACAGCCGGGTTTCCCGGGGGCGCTTTTCAAACCCTATTGATTGGGGGCAAAGCAGCCAGCGAGTTAATGGCCGACGACCGTATCCAAGCAGGAACCTTGACGGGCAGTGAACCCGCTGGGGCTAGTTTCGCCAGCGCCGCCGCAAGTCAAATTAAAAAAACCGTGTTGGAATTGGGCGGTTCTGACCCCTTCATCGTTTTGGAAGATGCGGATTTAGACCAAGCTATCCAAACAGCGGTGCCGGCCCGGATGCAAAACAACGGCCAATCCTGCATTGCTGCCAAAAGATTTATTGTCCAAGCCAGCATTGCCGAGGAATTTTTCCAACGTTTAACCAAAGAATTCCAAGCCCTTAAAGTAGGGGATCCCAGTGAACCGGATACGAACATTGGCCCCCTGGCCACCCCCGATATTTTGGCCGATATTGTTGACCAAGTGGAGCAAACTATTGCCGCTGGGGCCCAGTGTCGTTGTGGTGGCAAAGCCTTAGACCAACCGGGCAACTACTACCCCCCCACCCTGCTCACTGATGTGCCCCCCACTGCCCCCACCTATCGCCAGGAATTTTTTGGCCCCGTCGCCCTGGGATTTACCGTCAATAATTTAGAGGAGGCGATCGCCCTAGCCAATGACATTCCCTTTGGTTTGGGGGCCAGTGCGTGGACAAGTAACCGGGAAAATCAACAAAAACTAATCCGGGGCATAGAAGCCGGGGCCGTATTCATCAATGGCATGACCAAATCCGATCCCCGCATTCCCTTTGGGGGCATTAAACGATCCGGCTTTGGGCGGGAACTAGGACGCATGGGCATTCTAGAATTTGTCAATGCTAAAACCGTTTGGATTGGTTGATTCTTATCCTTTCTCATTCCCACTGAAAAGCTGCCATGGATAATGTGCCATAGGTAAATCCGTGGTGAATTCTTTTCCCCGGGGATTGGGTAGCGGCTCCCATCGCTACAAATAGGGGCAACAGATGTTCCGCGGTGGGGTGATTGCGTTGGGCTTCCGGAGCAGTTTGTTTGTAATTAAGCAGAGCTTGGTGATTGCCGTTTTCAATGGCATCCACTAACCATTGGTCAAAACTGAGAGCATAATCCAAGGGGTCTGCATCCTTGGGGTAATGGCGAAATCCCTGTAAATCGTGGGTGGCACTACCACTGGCCAGGATGAGAATACCTTTTTGTCTTAAATCTTGCAGAGCCTGGCCCATTTTCCAGTGATACTCTGCATTTTGATTGGGTTGAAGCGATAACTGAATCACCGGAATATTAGCTTCTGGATACATTAACTTTAGGGGAACCCAAACTCCATGATCAAAACCTCGAAGGGGATGTAATTTGGCCGCAAAGCCAGCAAATTTTAAAGCGGCGATCGCCTGATTAGCAAAAACCTCAGAGCCAGTGGCAGAATATTGAAGCTGATAAAGAGCTTCAGG is a window of Synechocystis sp. PCC 7338 DNA encoding:
- a CDS encoding efflux RND transporter permease subunit yields the protein MLLSISNVFIKNPVLTTVCTIVIILLGAIALPLLPLAKLPDMAPKQVQVTTNYVGSDAQTAVDNVTTVLERQINGTEQMIYMNSYTDNTGTSTINVYFPVEMDRNIAQVLVQNNVAIASSSLPEAVNRQGVTTQTQSPSVTIAYGVYSENNDQGKPIYDDVFVSNFVDRILLDEIKRIDGVGSAAIIGASQYAMRFWLDPDALAARDLSASDVLDAIRTQNVQVGVGGVNLPPVTDQQRFQINARALSRFTTPEEAEQIVVKVGEDGSLIRIKDVGRAAIGTQNYIQTALFNNAPAVAFVIYQLPGTNALDTANMVKEKMAELKPMFPPGLNAEVALDNTLFVTASLEEAVMTLVEAILLVILVIFIFLQNWRTTLIPALAIPVSLIGAMAFALAFGFSLNQLTLFGVILATGLVVDDGILVVEAIEVKLDQGMKPFQAALDAMGELTGAVISTSLVLMAVFIPVTFFPGTTGIVYKQFAVIMASAVAVSTFNAISFSPSMSAILMRRTQQTHGPLAWFFGLFNRSFDWIKERYGNIITMLLKVRLLAIPVYIASIALTAFVYNMTPTGFIPEEDQGYFFMLGNSPAGVSIEYTKDIISQATEIVAAREEVEHVLGMGGFSFLGNDSSKSLFFVKLKNWDERPGQKGSVFGLLAQINRELAQKIPDAQVFAVNAPPVDGLSSTGGLDFYVQNRGGIPLDSFLDYIQEFMGKLRQEPALDPRTVFTQFTFNAPLLEISVDREKANAQNVDISEVFSTIGTYMGSNYINQFVLEGRLYQVYAMADGEFRSNPRDIGRLYVRSRTGALVQLSNLVEVKQTTHPPILTHFNIYPAVDVQASPAAGYSTGQAMEAMERLSKELFPESIGYAWYGTGYEELQSAGAAPIIFGLAFIMVFLVLSAQYESYVDPAIIMMTVPLAILGAMGAILLRANFMVATNMVWPAVNNNVYAQVALVMLIGLASKNAILIVEFGNQAMDLGMKIPQAAAFAAKERMRPILMTAISGLVGFWPLVIASGAGAMSRWSLGTAIFGGYLISTVLSLFLVPVLYTIVKEAEARFLKGEKGEDGSNPPPPPEEDNGDPLTNPS
- a CDS encoding NAD-dependent succinate-semialdehyde dehydrogenase; protein product: MAIATINPANGQTVQTFTPDSAAAVDAKLDLAQETFRSFRALPFTQRGQWLRRAADILEERREEWAHLMTLEMGKPIQQAIAEVNKCALVCRFYADQAEEFLADEMVATDASQSFIAYQPLGVILAVMPWNFPFWQVFRFAAPALMAGNVGLLKHASNVPQCALAIAEIFHTAGFPGGAFQTLLIGGKAASELMADDRIQAGTLTGSEPAGASFASAAASQIKKTVLELGGSDPFIVLEDADLDQAIQTAVPARMQNNGQSCIAAKRFIVQASIAEEFFQRLTKEFQALKVGDPSEPDTNIGPLATPDILADIVDQVEQTIAAGAQCRCGGKALDQPGNYYPPTLLTDVPPTAPTYRQEFFGPVALGFTVNNLEEAIALANDIPFGLGASAWTSNRENQQKLIRGIEAGAVFINGMTKSDPRIPFGGIKRSGFGRELGRMGILEFVNAKTVWIG
- a CDS encoding class III extradiol ring-cleavage dioxygenase, with product MTRLPTIFISHGAPSLILEKDQTTEFFAELGRKISQPEGIICISAHWESPEPLVAFNPQCQTIHDFLGFPEALYQLQYSATGSEVFANQAIAALKFAGFAAKLHPLRGFDHGVWVPLKLMYPEANIPVIQLSLQPNQNAEYHWKMGQALQDLRQKGILILASGSATHDLQGFRHYPKDADPLDYALSFDQWLVDAIENGNHQALLNYKQTAPEAQRNHPTAEHLLPLFVAMGAATQSPGKRIHHGFTYGTLSMAAFQWE